The Lagopus muta isolate bLagMut1 chromosome W unlocalized genomic scaffold, bLagMut1 primary SUPER_W_unloc_1, whole genome shotgun sequence genome contains the following window.
AAAGAGTTTGTGGTACTTGACATGGCAACTGTTGTGCTTCTGCTGTCCTTGATATTGGGCTTCCCTTCTCCATGTTTTATTTTCGTATGAACAgagcattaacaaaaaaaaataaagtagtatTGTTCCACTATCAGATGAACGGTTAGCTACAGGCACTGTAAGGCTCGTATCGAATAAAGCATAGAGATTCTCCTTGGCCCTCCTCTTGCTATTAATATGTTAATAAAAACAATCTTTTAATCGTCTCGAGCGACGGTGGCCACATTAAGGTCCTGCTGGGCTTTTGACCGTCCAATTTTCTTTCGCTCCCCCACGTCGCCTTCGTGCGTGCCCGAAGGCGCGCCCAAAGTCCCTGAGCCCCGATAAGCACCGGGCCGACGGGAGCGGAGCCGCCAACAGGGCGGGGACAAGCGTAAAGGGCACGCGAGACAGCCAACCGAGGCGCTCGAACGGCCGGCGGCGCCCCGTCCGCCCAATGAGCGCCGCCGAGGGCCGAGCCtagccgagccgagccgagccgaggaGGTTCGCGGTTGTGGGATTGTTGTAGCGAGAGCGCGCCGTCATGGACTGCGATATCGTCAGGTCGTCGGCCGTCTATAGCAGTGGTCCCGCTGTCTTCGGAAAAGTCGCCCTTCAGAAGTTTTCCGCCAACGTTATACGCGAGGAGGAGACTTCATGGACGAGGAGGTAGCCGCGGCGTTGCCGTGCGTTGTGCGATTCTTCCCTTCCTGTGccttcccacccctcccccaCCCTAGCGCGCTCGCCCGCCCTCTGGAACGAGCGCCCGTTGCGGTGCCGGCGAGTGCGGCGTGGCGAGCGGCGACGTTGCCGCGGGGCGGGCGGACGGGCCTTTCTGGCCGCTGATGCTCGCTACTGCCGCGCCTCCTCTAAAACCCGGCGCTCCTTCGGTGCCACGGGGCTGCCGTGGCGCGTACTGGCTTGCTGGTGCCGCCTGGCTCGCCTAGCTTCCCAGCGCCCCCGTGTGGTGTGCGCGCGTGTATAGAGGCGGGCGTGTGACGCTGAAGCGCTTGGTGGCAGTCGCGGGCGCTTGCCGCGCGCGATATCTATCAGCTCTTTGGCGCTGCTAGTCGTGCTAGTTCCATTAGAATTAGTTGACCGTTTCCTACAGGTCGGTGGTATTCCCGTGTGCAAGGCGATAACCTTTGCGTCGATTTGGAAGTGTCTGACGTAGAGCCAGCCTCACCGCGCTAATCCGGAACGTTCTTTCGCCTGAGTACGCGGTGTTCTTGAGGACAGAGAGTCAACCCGGCCTCAGTCGGGATAACCCCAGGTTCTTAGTAAATGCCTTGGTCAAAAGTAGGATAGGAAGGAGATATTTGGCCATAACTGAAGGATGGTGAGCCACCGTTTGCCGCCTGAGTGGTTAAGCGGGGTCTTAATAAGAGAGTGAAATAAGCGCAAATGgaggtggtttggtttgggtttaaAATCGCTCCGTGCTcgtagcagcaggagcctgtgaAAACGTGTTTTGTGGATAGAAGGGAGAGGACTTTGCCAATTCAAAGATCACTTAGGAAGAATCGCCGTGTTGTCTTGCGTTTGGGGTACGAGTTCAGTGGGGCGTAGCGATCTGCTTAAGCTATTGCCTTTCTCCGGAGCCAACCCCGTTTTAACCGTgtactcttcttcctccagtgcCTTGCGTTCCGTGATGTTTCACCGCAAGCTCCTACACTTTTTCCTAGCCGCTCGCGACAAGGCCGTTGTGAGGTTGTCCGAAGCAGAAGATTCTGGCGCACCTGTAAAGACCGTGGAAGCTTTCTGTACACCGAATGGTGCCTGTAAGTGGTACGTAATTTAGTAGGCGCTGTCCCGTGGCCTCGTTTCCTCTTGATGTTGCAAAGAGGCACAGTAGGCTATTTGGAGTTTCCCGACACCGTAGTCTTTTGCCTCTAGCTTGTGACGGAGCTGAGCGTTTTGACTAAGGGTAGCGAGAGAAAGCGATGCTCATTTCTGGGTGCGTGCTTGTagtgcaaaatgcagtgctgttcgGAAATATGGCCCGATGCCTGTTTTCAGGGTTTCCCGACAGTGGTACTTGCTCAAATGCGGAGAAGAGGGCTTGGGATTTTGAGCAGGTCGGAGGCgaggaaggggaaagctgtctgaggggtgctggatgtttcattttcagctatagAAGTCAAGTTGGATGGCTTTTGCGTGGGCTCGCAAAGCCTACGtcgagtttttcttttctgccagaaagACTTGCATTGCCCGAAGATATAATGGGGGACTGGAACCCCGAGACAAATCTGGCTACTGTGCCCGATTTGTAGTCCATTACCGTCTAGCTGGGAATGGGGagggggttaaaaaaaaaaaaaagaaggaaaaaaaaacgaTGGCAAgttcccatagctgcccctctCCCCATTGTGCATAATTGGTCTTTGTAACTTTGCTTGGAATGTGTCAGTTGCAGAAAGGCAGTAATTTGAAGAGCAGCGCTTGAATGGCGAAGAACTAGTTCACCGCGTTCTGTGGATGGTTCTTTGCTCGCCTTCCTTCGCTTCCTGCCCTCTCCGCTCTTCTTTGTGTTGTAGCACGCTACGTTACGTAACGTTATTTCCCCCTCCAGCTTCACAGGCGTTTGATGATTGTTGGCGAGAAGTGTGCTGCTAACCTGGGCCTGACCGATGGATTCCGGATGGCTGTGAGATACCCCCCCTCAGGCCCTTCCGACTACCGCACGCGTCTCTGTATTCTGGGTGGCCGTCAGTTGGGCCAGCCTCCCGGCTAAGATGTTTGCACCGCAGGAGTTGCTGCACGCGTACGGATCGCCACCAAACAGGCAACATGTGAAATCCGTCAGTCTAGCCGCCATTGACATAGAATTGTTTTTGGTGGGTGCCTGTGGAGGGTAATGAAAAGCTTTGAGCAGCATTTGCACCATAAAGATGGAGCACGGGGATATCATCTCTGTCTCGCGTGTCTTACTGATGGAAATGGTCCTGCCAGTTAAAACGGTGGGTCTCCGTCTCCCAAAGATAATATAGGATGTGCCGTGTGTTTGAGGCCTTGCCGTCTTCCCCcagcttccaaatgaaaggGCGTGGGTTTTATCGCGTAACAGCAGCATCGTCAAGCGGCAGGCGTAGAATTATAGAGGAATAAGGTTGGAAGAAAGCTTCCAGATATCATCTGTCGTATGGCCCTGTCCCAAGGTCGAGCAAACGCTGCCTGCATGATTTCTGTTCAGTGCTCGTCAGCCTGTTCTTAACCCATCTCGAAGCTTTGCCGCCGCTTGCACTTTCTTTTCAGTCGGGGATTCTGTGATGTATGTAATTAGTTTCTCCCACAGGAACTTTCCCAAATAGAAAAGAGTTTGTGGTACTTGACATGGCAACTGTTGTGCTTCTGCTGTCCTTGATATTGGGCTTCCCTTCTCCATGTTTTATTTTCGTATGAACAgagcattaacaaaaaaaataaagtagtatTGTTCCACTATCAGATGAACGGTTAGCTACAGGCACTGTAAGGCTCGTATCGAATAAAGCATAGAGATTCTCCTTGGCCCTCCTCTTGCTATTAATATGTTAATAAAAACAATCTTTTAATCGTCTCGAGCGACG
Protein-coding sequences here:
- the LOC125687561 gene encoding adenosine 5'-monophosphoramidase HINT1-like: MDCDIVRSSAVYSSGPAVFGKVALQKFSANVIREEETSWTRSALRSVMFHRKLLHFFLAARDKAVVRLSEAEDSGAPVKTVEAFCTPNGAWFPDSGTCSNAEKRAWDFEQLHRRLMIVGEKCAANLGLTDGFRMAVRYPPSGPSDYRTRLCILGGRQLGQPPG